A region of Fibrobacter succinogenes subsp. succinogenes S85 DNA encodes the following proteins:
- a CDS encoding GTP pyrophosphokinase, translating into MSEDSVEKYGLNPAETMILEDYRDKLPVFEKMRDFVCDLLKKKVAENNIYVTAVEARIKAEASLAEKLERKNGKYKSLTDLTDILGARVIAFYNDDVDKIAALVESLFEIDWRNSVDKRKMHELDSFGYNSLHFICTIPKALFEDPEYPELNEIRFEIQMRTALQHVWATLDHDTGYKSGFEIPREYLRNLNRLAGMLELVDEQFCKIRTDINNYRYHVQSLVHSGRFDEVALNGDSFTNYLKLRPFDKLNQRIAAINQAEIHESSMMPFLKALKFLRFETLADVDKLIKEDSDDAYHLAAFQLANTDLDIINSSLGVISLLVVYILKKGGGVAGIRTILDDLYGESSGHEAWANRLYKNALKLSFMNR; encoded by the coding sequence ATGAGTGAAGACTCTGTTGAAAAATATGGGTTGAATCCTGCAGAAACGATGATTCTTGAAGATTATCGCGATAAGCTCCCTGTTTTTGAAAAAATGAGGGATTTTGTCTGCGATTTGCTCAAGAAAAAAGTGGCAGAGAACAATATCTATGTGACTGCCGTTGAAGCGCGAATCAAGGCAGAAGCAAGCCTTGCCGAAAAGCTTGAACGTAAAAATGGCAAGTATAAGTCTCTGACTGATTTGACGGACATTTTGGGTGCTCGCGTGATTGCGTTCTATAACGACGATGTGGATAAAATCGCAGCGCTTGTCGAGAGCTTGTTTGAAATTGACTGGAGAAATAGCGTTGACAAGCGCAAAATGCACGAACTCGATAGTTTTGGCTATAACTCGTTGCATTTTATATGTACCATTCCGAAAGCTTTGTTCGAAGATCCGGAGTACCCTGAACTCAATGAAATTCGATTTGAAATTCAGATGCGTACGGCATTGCAACATGTGTGGGCAACGCTAGACCACGATACGGGTTACAAGTCGGGCTTTGAAATTCCTCGTGAATACTTGCGCAATTTGAACCGCTTGGCGGGAATGTTGGAACTTGTTGATGAGCAGTTCTGCAAGATTCGTACGGATATCAATAATTACAGGTATCATGTGCAGTCGCTTGTGCATTCGGGACGCTTTGATGAGGTGGCGCTGAACGGCGACTCGTTTACGAATTACCTGAAATTGCGACCGTTTGATAAGTTGAACCAGCGTATTGCGGCAATCAACCAGGCGGAAATTCACGAGTCGTCGATGATGCCTTTTTTGAAGGCGCTGAAGTTCTTACGCTTTGAAACGCTTGCAGATGTAGATAAACTCATCAAGGAGGATTCCGATGATGCGTACCATTTGGCAGCGTTTCAGCTTGCAAATACGGACTTGGACATTATCAATTCGTCGCTGGGTGTGATTAGCCTGCTTGTGGTGTACATCTTGAAAAAAGGTGGCGGTGTGGCGGGAATCCGGACGATTCTGGATGACCTTTATGGTGAATCTTCGGGTCACGAAGCTTGGGCAAATCGACTCTACAAGAATGCGCTGAAACTCTCGTTCATGAACCGGTAA
- a CDS encoding HD domain-containing protein, whose amino-acid sequence MDTSVLDKAIVFAVKAHAGTGRRGKGFPYIVHPMEAVEIVATMTDDQELMAAAALHDTVEDTSVTLDDISREFGPRVAKLVEEESDVFMEGVSESDSWHSRKQAAIDRLAGASRDAKIVAMGDKLSNARIIYRDFVQKGDELWKIFHVTDIKEHEWHYRGLAASLKELEGTFAYAEFTDLIEKIFGGRR is encoded by the coding sequence ATGGATACTTCTGTTCTCGACAAGGCAATTGTTTTTGCGGTCAAGGCGCATGCTGGTACGGGTCGCCGCGGAAAAGGCTTTCCCTACATTGTTCACCCGATGGAAGCTGTGGAAATTGTAGCGACTATGACGGATGACCAGGAATTGATGGCGGCTGCCGCTTTGCACGATACCGTTGAAGATACGTCTGTTACTTTGGATGATATCAGTCGCGAGTTTGGACCGCGCGTGGCGAAACTTGTGGAAGAAGAATCGGACGTGTTCATGGAAGGCGTGAGCGAATCGGATTCTTGGCATTCTCGCAAGCAGGCGGCAATTGACCGCTTGGCAGGGGCCAGTCGCGATGCAAAGATTGTGGCGATGGGCGATAAACTCAGCAATGCAAGAATCATTTATCGTGATTTTGTCCAAAAAGGCGATGAACTCTGGAAAATTTTCCACGTGACCGATATTAAGGAACACGAGTGGCATTATCGCGGTTTGGCTGCATCGTTGAAAGAACTCGAAGGTACTTTTGCGTATGCAGAATTTACGGACCTTATTGAAAAAATATTTGGCGGTAGAAGATAA
- a CDS encoding SIMPL domain-containing protein has translation MSRVKEALLLAIGILGLGAFLYCAMIHTKDRDRVVSVRGLSEREVKADFVIWPIVYKEVGNDLSLIHDAVQTKNATLAKFLRDNGVDAAEISWSAPEIEDAQGERYGDNRRPFRYIATVVTTVASKNVDRVREIMGKQGELLKQGIAFSGDDYRYRKIYSFNGLNEIKPAMIDEANKNARAAAEKFATDSESKLGKIKTATQGQFSISDRDENTPFIKNVRVVTNVQYFLED, from the coding sequence ATGTCTAGAGTTAAAGAAGCTTTATTGTTGGCTATTGGTATTCTCGGGCTTGGCGCATTCCTCTATTGCGCTATGATCCACACGAAAGATAGGGACCGTGTTGTGTCGGTCCGGGGACTCTCGGAACGCGAGGTCAAGGCCGATTTTGTGATTTGGCCTATTGTGTACAAAGAAGTCGGGAATGACCTTTCATTGATTCACGATGCCGTGCAGACGAAAAATGCAACGCTTGCAAAGTTCTTGCGCGATAATGGCGTGGATGCGGCTGAAATCAGCTGGTCTGCTCCGGAAATTGAAGATGCCCAAGGCGAACGCTATGGCGATAACCGTCGTCCGTTCCGCTACATTGCAACAGTGGTGACGACGGTTGCATCGAAGAATGTAGATCGCGTCCGTGAAATCATGGGCAAGCAGGGCGAACTTTTGAAACAGGGAATTGCATTCAGTGGCGATGATTACCGCTACCGCAAAATTTACAGTTTCAATGGCCTGAACGAAATCAAGCCCGCGATGATTGACGAAGCGAACAAGAACGCCCGTGCTGCTGCTGAAAAGTTTGCGACGGATTCCGAAAGCAAGCTCGGTAAAATCAAGACAGCAACGCAGGGACAGTTCTCCATTAGCGACCGTGATGAAAATACGCCGTTTATCAAGAACGTGCGCGTTGTGACCAATGTTCAGTACTTCCTGGAGGACTAA
- the pgi gene encoding glucose-6-phosphate isomerase: MSKLTDSKEWKALEAHAEVAKTWQMKELFAKDPTRADKFSAEACGLFLDYSKNIITDETMAKLQDLLKSANFEDMRAKYFAGEKINTTEKRAVLHTALRYKGNDPICVDGKDVMPEVRAVLKHMEDFTHLVRSGKWKGQSGKSIKYVVNIGIGGSDLGPVMVTEALKPYAEKPIAGETSPEVYFVSNIDGTHMAETLKKVNIEETLFIVASKTFTTLETMTNAETAKAAVLKAFGGDKSAIAKHFVALSTNTEAVTEFGIDPANMFEFWNWVGGRYSLWSAIGLSISLRIGFENYMKLHQGAYEMDQHFKTAPADKNLPVILALIGVWYNNFFGASSYAMLPYDQYLHRLAAYFQQADMESNGKTVDRDSKRVNYQTGPILWGEPGTNGQHAFYQLIHQGTKMIPCDFIAPANSHNKIGDHHQKLLSNFFAQPEALMNGKTLAQAQEELRAAGKSEEEIAFLAPHKVFEGNKPTNSIMMDYVSPERLGALIAMYEHKIFTQGVIWNINSYDQWGVELGKQLAKKILPELAKADAELHHDSSTNGLIKWFKAHQA; encoded by the coding sequence ATGTCTAAACTGACTGATTCTAAGGAATGGAAGGCCCTCGAGGCCCATGCCGAAGTCGCCAAGACTTGGCAGATGAAGGAACTCTTCGCGAAGGACCCGACTCGCGCCGACAAGTTCAGCGCCGAAGCCTGCGGACTCTTCCTCGACTACTCCAAGAACATCATCACCGACGAAACCATGGCAAAGCTCCAGGACCTCCTGAAGTCTGCCAATTTCGAAGACATGCGCGCCAAGTACTTTGCTGGCGAAAAGATTAACACCACCGAAAAGCGCGCCGTGCTCCACACCGCACTCCGCTACAAGGGTAACGATCCGATTTGCGTCGATGGCAAGGATGTCATGCCTGAAGTTCGCGCCGTGCTCAAGCACATGGAAGATTTCACGCATCTCGTCCGTAGCGGCAAGTGGAAAGGCCAAAGCGGCAAGTCCATCAAGTACGTTGTCAACATCGGTATCGGCGGTTCCGACCTCGGTCCGGTGATGGTCACCGAAGCTCTCAAGCCGTATGCAGAAAAGCCGATCGCAGGCGAAACTTCTCCGGAAGTCTACTTCGTTTCTAACATCGACGGCACCCACATGGCCGAAACCCTCAAGAAGGTGAACATTGAAGAAACGCTCTTCATCGTTGCTTCCAAGACGTTCACGACTCTTGAAACCATGACGAACGCCGAAACTGCAAAGGCCGCCGTCCTCAAGGCATTTGGCGGTGACAAGTCCGCTATCGCAAAGCACTTCGTCGCTCTCTCCACCAACACCGAAGCCGTTACCGAATTCGGTATCGACCCGGCAAACATGTTCGAATTCTGGAACTGGGTTGGCGGCCGCTATTCCCTGTGGTCTGCAATCGGTCTTTCCATCAGCCTCCGCATCGGCTTCGAAAACTACATGAAGCTCCACCAGGGCGCTTACGAAATGGATCAGCATTTCAAGACCGCTCCGGCTGACAAGAACCTCCCGGTCATCCTCGCCCTCATCGGCGTTTGGTACAACAACTTCTTTGGCGCATCCAGCTACGCCATGCTCCCGTACGACCAGTACCTCCACCGCCTCGCCGCCTACTTCCAGCAGGCAGACATGGAATCCAACGGCAAGACCGTTGACCGCGATTCCAAGCGCGTGAACTACCAGACGGGTCCGATCCTCTGGGGCGAACCGGGTACGAACGGCCAGCACGCCTTCTACCAGCTCATCCACCAGGGCACCAAGATGATTCCGTGCGACTTCATCGCCCCGGCAAACAGCCACAACAAGATTGGCGATCACCACCAGAAGTTGCTCTCCAACTTCTTCGCTCAGCCGGAAGCATTGATGAACGGCAAGACTCTCGCCCAGGCTCAGGAAGAACTCCGCGCCGCCGGCAAGTCCGAAGAAGAAATCGCATTTCTCGCTCCGCACAAGGTATTCGAAGGCAACAAGCCGACGAACTCCATCATGATGGACTACGTGAGCCCGGAACGCCTTGGCGCTCTCATCGCCATGTACGAACACAAGATCTTCACGCAGGGCGTTATCTGGAACATCAACAGCTACGACCAGTGGGGTGTTGAACTCGGTAAGCAGCTCGCCAAGAAGATCCTCCCGGAACTTGCAAAGGCCGACGCAGAACTCCACCACGACAGCTCCACCAACGGACTGATCAAGTGGTTCAAGGCTCACCAGGCTTAA
- a CDS encoding GGDEF domain-containing phosphodiesterase: MINFLDYANHVFFFPSLLASGFLLFTLAALGEKQNLKNVLFWGAVFSLTPYMIYSDLIYHGMMHLLGCMMGEVPLLLDVIVDYMSRVILIPVAIFVFGKVLSIHWSPSLFMLSASVGVGYLGMVVGKTQVGAALVNLVAIFIWWKLLWNELLFVRNTQIFARFGFLGFVTLFSMLVNLAMYVCVRMIEVTPEFLNYLVFVSWFFWLTLTIAVKLIFRTVRLTQQAEIARNHDKLTGLPNALLFSNYVQDLLFRNPRKRYAFVAFDLENFKAFNERFGFEEGDGALKFMADTFKTLFGERYVTHVSCDTFRVVGDASGMKAKIKEAHDKIRSFSTQGVLELKAGVYVQRVENENVERCFMRARLAEATTKGVYDEYVAVYADEMGARERLKMYLIAHIDEAVEKEYIKVFYQPVVDINTNKLCGFEALARWDDPEHGFLPPLDFVGVLEDAHLIQKLDLFVLKKICEKYRVETNLGNKCVPISFNLSRLDFKLSDIYKELTRLTKEYNVPHEMIHIEITESVLDGDEDGYIREQVTRFQNDGFEVWMDDFGSGFSSLNVLKDYDFDFLKIDMMFLRNFSEKSKVIIRAIVEMAKLLHIGTLSEGVEIKEHLDFLKEIGCDRVQGYYFSKPLPYDEVMAVLKEKGVEV; the protein is encoded by the coding sequence ATGATAAATTTTCTGGATTACGCAAATCATGTGTTCTTTTTTCCGTCGCTGTTGGCGAGCGGGTTTTTGCTTTTTACGCTGGCTGCGCTTGGTGAAAAACAGAACTTGAAGAATGTTCTTTTTTGGGGTGCCGTTTTTTCGCTGACCCCCTACATGATTTATTCGGACTTGATTTATCACGGGATGATGCACTTGCTTGGGTGCATGATGGGCGAGGTTCCGTTATTGCTCGACGTGATAGTGGACTACATGAGCCGCGTCATTCTGATTCCTGTGGCGATTTTTGTTTTTGGGAAGGTGCTTTCGATCCACTGGTCTCCATCGCTGTTCATGCTTTCGGCATCTGTCGGTGTGGGTTACCTCGGCATGGTGGTGGGCAAGACGCAGGTTGGTGCTGCCCTAGTAAACTTGGTTGCAATTTTCATTTGGTGGAAACTCCTTTGGAATGAACTTTTATTTGTCCGTAACACGCAAATCTTTGCGCGCTTTGGGTTCTTGGGTTTTGTCACGTTATTTAGTATGCTAGTGAACCTCGCCATGTATGTGTGCGTGCGCATGATTGAGGTAACTCCTGAATTTTTGAATTACCTTGTCTTTGTATCGTGGTTCTTCTGGCTTACGCTTACGATTGCGGTGAAGCTTATTTTCAGGACGGTGCGCTTGACGCAACAGGCGGAAATTGCGCGTAACCATGACAAGCTGACGGGGCTCCCGAATGCGCTTCTGTTCTCAAACTACGTGCAGGACTTGCTCTTTAGGAACCCGAGGAAACGCTATGCGTTTGTCGCTTTTGATTTGGAAAATTTCAAGGCCTTTAACGAGAGGTTTGGCTTTGAAGAAGGTGACGGTGCGCTGAAGTTCATGGCGGATACGTTTAAGACGCTGTTTGGCGAGCGCTATGTGACGCATGTGTCGTGCGATACGTTCCGCGTTGTAGGTGATGCCTCCGGGATGAAGGCAAAAATCAAGGAAGCGCATGACAAGATTCGTAGCTTCTCGACTCAAGGTGTGCTAGAGCTCAAGGCGGGCGTGTATGTGCAGCGTGTTGAAAATGAAAACGTAGAACGTTGCTTTATGCGGGCTCGCCTTGCCGAAGCGACGACCAAGGGCGTCTACGATGAATATGTCGCCGTTTATGCCGATGAAATGGGCGCCCGTGAACGCTTGAAAATGTACTTGATTGCACACATTGACGAGGCTGTAGAAAAGGAATACATCAAGGTCTTTTATCAGCCCGTCGTGGATATCAATACGAACAAGCTTTGTGGCTTTGAAGCGCTTGCCCGTTGGGATGACCCGGAGCACGGATTCTTGCCGCCGCTTGATTTTGTAGGCGTTTTAGAAGACGCTCACTTGATCCAGAAATTGGACTTGTTCGTGCTCAAGAAAATTTGCGAAAAATACCGTGTGGAAACGAATTTGGGGAACAAGTGCGTTCCGATTTCGTTCAACCTTTCGCGTCTGGACTTTAAGCTGAGTGACATTTATAAGGAACTCACGCGGTTGACTAAAGAATATAACGTGCCGCATGAGATGATCCATATCGAGATTACGGAATCCGTGCTGGACGGTGACGAGGATGGCTATATCCGTGAACAGGTGACGCGTTTCCAAAATGACGGATTTGAAGTCTGGATGGATGACTTTGGTTCGGGATTCTCGTCGTTGAACGTGCTGAAAGATTACGATTTCGACTTTTTGAAAATTGACATGATGTTCTTGCGGAACTTCTCGGAAAAGTCCAAGGTGATTATCCGCGCCATTGTGGAAATGGCTAAGCTATTGCATATTGGCACGCTTTCGGAAGGTGTGGAGATAAAGGAACATCTAGACTTTTTGAAGGAAATCGGATGCGACCGCGTGCAGGGTTATTATTTCTCGAAGCCGCTCCCGTATGACGAGGTGATGGCGGTGCTCAAGGAAAAAGGCGTGGAAGTTTAG
- a CDS encoding histidine phosphatase family protein, translated as MKSKLLLTTSIFTLSMLYGCLDEVSEASAPDLSELACKTEPLDDDSGLKIICGGDSVGVVLNGKDGKDGADGKDGKEGKSGADGKDGSSCYVTENAEINGYDVFCGDEKIGSIVNGKDGADGKNGENGANGKDGDKGDDGKDGKDGKDGTSCRIETNKDINGYDVICGDKKVGQLLNGKDGENGKDGKDGNDGSSCSVEVNDDINGFDVVCAGKKVGELRNGKDGQDGKNGKDGNDGSSCSVKVNDDIDGYDVVCAGKKVGELRNGKDGQDGKNGTDGKDGTSCTVEVNDDINGFDVVCAGKKVGELLNGKDGENGKDGKDGNDGSSCSVVENKDINGFDVICGDKKVGELLNGKDGADGKNGTDGKDGNDGSSCSVKVNDDIDGYDVVCAGKKVGELRNGKDGQDGKNGTDGKDGTSCTVEVNDDINGFDVVCAGKKVGELRNGKDGQDGKNGTDGKDGTSCSVVKNEKVNGYEVYCGTEFLGFLTNGKDGADGKNGIDGKDGTSCTVEENKEIDGYDVICADKKVGEIHNGKDGQDGKNGTDGKDGTSCSVVKNEKVNGYEVYCGTEFLGFLTNGKDGADGKNGIDGKDGTSCTVEENKEIDGYDVICADKKVGELHNGKDGQDGKNGTDGKDGTSCRVEVNKDIDGYDVICGDKKVGELRNGAKGENGKDGKDGNDGSSCTVEVNDDINGFDVVCAGKKVGELRNGKDGQDGKNGTDGKDGTSCSVVKNEKVNGYEVYCGTEFLGFLTNGKDGADGKNGIDGKDGTSCTVEENKEIDGYDVICGDKKVGELRNGKDAVLPSSSSIASSSSAAPSSSSKVSSSSVTPSSSSVASSSSVTPSSSSVASSSSETPSSSSVEQLSEKCKTLRATTDVFNSLYDVLGCTRSDEKVAIILRHAQRDINKYGDDDGLIDVGRAQAKQVGEKLKKLNLDDFYYMYTNVKRTAETAQIIAVNKGENVSSNINDWHKHSIENLTEINQNLKESWYVKPNQSASNCKGNASWGWSSYSKIAYQEYDNDNNRQNCENAFYPIADRVNDFINTYFTYEQMHKYTLAISHDQYLVPFVITISNKQIHDDVKNSKYDLRFHKHDRDINWNPDFNYWINYLTGVVLIVDSDNSVIKLPVKALDDGFLREYKNP; from the coding sequence ATGAAATCCAAATTACTCTTAACAACATCTATCTTCACGCTTTCCATGCTCTATGGCTGCCTTGACGAGGTAAGCGAAGCAAGCGCCCCGGACTTGTCCGAACTCGCCTGCAAAACAGAACCGCTAGACGACGATAGCGGTCTCAAGATTATCTGCGGCGGTGATTCCGTAGGTGTCGTTTTGAACGGCAAAGACGGAAAAGATGGAGCCGATGGTAAAGATGGCAAAGAAGGCAAATCTGGTGCCGACGGCAAAGACGGATCATCCTGCTACGTCACCGAAAACGCAGAAATCAACGGCTACGACGTGTTCTGCGGCGATGAAAAAATCGGTTCAATCGTGAACGGCAAGGATGGTGCCGACGGTAAAAATGGTGAAAACGGCGCCAACGGTAAGGATGGCGACAAGGGTGACGATGGCAAGGACGGTAAAGACGGAAAAGATGGAACTTCTTGCCGCATCGAAACCAACAAGGATATCAATGGTTACGATGTTATCTGCGGTGACAAGAAAGTTGGTCAGCTCCTTAATGGAAAGGATGGCGAAAACGGCAAGGATGGTAAAGATGGCAACGACGGTTCCTCTTGCTCGGTCGAAGTAAACGATGACATCAACGGTTTCGACGTCGTTTGCGCAGGCAAGAAGGTCGGCGAACTCCGCAACGGTAAGGACGGCCAAGACGGAAAGAATGGTAAAGATGGCAACGACGGTTCCTCTTGCTCGGTCAAAGTAAACGATGATATCGATGGTTACGATGTCGTTTGCGCAGGCAAGAAGGTCGGTGAACTCCGCAACGGTAAGGACGGCCAGGACGGAAAGAATGGCACCGATGGTAAGGATGGAACCTCCTGCACGGTCGAAGTAAACGATGACATCAACGGTTTCGACGTCGTTTGCGCAGGCAAGAAGGTCGGTGAACTCCTTAATGGAAAGGATGGCGAAAACGGCAAGGATGGTAAAGACGGTAACGATGGTTCTTCCTGCAGCGTTGTAGAAAATAAGGATATTAACGGTTTCGATGTCATCTGCGGCGACAAGAAGGTCGGAGAGCTCCTCAACGGAAAGGATGGCGCTGACGGCAAGAACGGTACCGATGGTAAGGATGGCAACGACGGTTCCTCTTGCTCGGTCAAAGTAAACGATGATATCGATGGTTACGATGTCGTTTGCGCAGGCAAGAAGGTCGGTGAACTCCGCAACGGTAAGGACGGCCAGGACGGAAAGAATGGCACCGATGGTAAGGATGGAACTTCCTGCACGGTCGAAGTAAACGATGACATCAACGGTTTCGACGTCGTTTGCGCAGGCAAGAAGGTCGGCGAACTCCGCAATGGTAAGGACGGCCAGGACGGAAAGAATGGCACCGATGGTAAAGATGGAACGTCCTGCTCTGTCGTAAAGAACGAAAAGGTCAATGGATACGAAGTCTACTGCGGTACCGAATTCCTCGGATTCCTCACTAACGGAAAGGATGGCGCTGATGGCAAGAACGGTATCGACGGTAAAGACGGAACTTCTTGCACTGTTGAAGAGAACAAGGAAATCGATGGCTATGACGTCATCTGCGCTGACAAGAAGGTCGGTGAAATTCACAACGGTAAAGACGGTCAAGACGGTAAGAATGGTACCGATGGTAAAGACGGAACGTCCTGCTCTGTCGTAAAGAACGAAAAGGTCAATGGATACGAAGTCTACTGCGGTACCGAATTCCTCGGATTCCTCACTAACGGAAAGGATGGCGCGGATGGCAAGAACGGCATTGACGGTAAGGACGGAACTTCTTGCACTGTTGAAGAGAACAAGGAAATCGATGGTTACGACGTCATCTGCGCAGACAAGAAGGTTGGCGAGCTCCATAACGGTAAGGACGGCCAAGACGGAAAGAACGGCACTGATGGTAAGGACGGAACCTCTTGCCGTGTTGAAGTAAACAAGGATATTGACGGTTACGACGTTATATGCGGCGACAAGAAGGTTGGCGAACTCCGAAACGGCGCTAAGGGCGAAAACGGCAAGGATGGTAAAGACGGTAACGATGGTTCTTCTTGCACGGTCGAAGTAAACGATGACATCAACGGTTTCGACGTCGTTTGCGCAGGCAAGAAGGTCGGCGAACTCCGCAATGGTAAGGACGGCCAGGATGGAAAGAATGGCACCGATGGTAAGGATGGAACTTCCTGCTCTGTCGTAAAGAACGAAAAGGTCAATGGATACGAAGTCTACTGCGGTACCGAATTCCTCGGATTCCTCACTAACGGAAAAGACGGTGCTGATGGCAAGAACGGTATTGATGGTAAGGACGGAACTTCTTGCACTGTTGAAGAGAACAAGGAAATCGACGGATACGATGTCATCTGCGGTGACAAGAAGGTCGGCGAGCTCCGCAACGGTAAGGACGCAGTCCTTCCTTCCTCCAGCAGCATCGCTTCTTCAAGCAGTGCAGCACCTTCTAGCAGCAGCAAGGTTTCCTCTAGCAGTGTCACACCGTCTAGCAGCAGCGTCGCTTCCTCTAGTAGCGTAACGCCCTCAAGCAGCAGCGTAGCCTCCTCTAGCAGCGAAACCCCGTCTAGCTCCAGCGTTGAACAGCTCAGCGAAAAGTGCAAAACGCTCCGCGCCACAACAGACGTATTCAATTCCCTCTACGACGTTCTCGGTTGCACCCGCTCTGATGAAAAGGTCGCCATCATCTTGCGCCACGCCCAACGCGACATCAACAAATACGGCGACGACGATGGCCTCATTGACGTCGGTAGAGCACAGGCAAAGCAAGTCGGCGAAAAACTCAAAAAGCTCAACCTCGACGACTTCTATTACATGTACACCAACGTCAAGCGCACCGCAGAAACCGCACAAATCATCGCCGTGAACAAAGGCGAAAACGTTTCGTCAAACATTAACGACTGGCACAAGCATAGCATCGAAAACCTTACTGAAATCAACCAGAACCTGAAGGAATCCTGGTATGTCAAACCCAATCAAAGTGCAAGCAACTGCAAGGGTAACGCCAGCTGGGGCTGGAGTTCTTATTCCAAAATTGCCTACCAGGAATACGACAACGATAACAACCGTCAAAACTGCGAAAATGCATTCTACCCCATCGCTGACAGAGTTAACGATTTCATCAACACCTACTTCACATACGAACAAATGCACAAGTACACCTTGGCCATTTCGCACGACCAATACCTTGTACCGTTCGTCATTACAATCAGCAACAAACAAATCCACGATGACGTTAAAAATTCCAAATACGATCTCCGCTTCCACAAGCATGATCGCGACATCAATTGGAATCCGGATTTTAACTATTGGATCAACTACCTCACCGGCGTAGTACTCATCGTTGATTCCGACAACAGCGTTATAAAGCTCCCCGTCAAAGCACTAGACGACGGATTCCTGCGCGAATACAAAAATCCATAA